The genomic window TTTGGATCGAGAGAATATATTACTGATTTTTAGTATTAAAACTGAACATGAATTTTTAAAGacgattttgttttcttttgaaggCTCAAACTCAAGATATTGTTCCCACGATAGGATTCAGTGTAGAAAAATTTAAGACATCTAGGTAAGACCCTTTTATTTCATTATGTTTATATTCTATATAATTATGTATTAGACAAGAGAATTGTCTTTCTAATAGGCTGCATTAACTATTAACATTTGATTTGGCATGGAGATGTAATTCTATATGTAGTCATTGTGACAAGCCTGTGGGGAAGGGATCACAAATTGCTAAGACAGATTTCTTGTAGAAAAGGTCTCATATTTAAGTGGTACTGTTGAAATTTTATGCCTTTCATATTAATGATTTTAAGTGTTGGAGAGTCTCTTTAACtagctttaaaagaaaacattgtccAGGAGCCAAGCAGCTCCCAGGTTGAAGCTTGCCCAGCAGAATTGTTGACTTTTCTGTTTGAACAACGTGCCCCATGCCATAATAAAATTGCTTCTGAAAGTTGCCTCAACTTCAAGAGTGTCTTGCATTATAGCAAGGGTGGGATACCTCTGGGCCCCATGCCTAATTAGTCCTGGTATCAGCATGTTTACTTAGtggtaagtctcactgagttcactcAAACAATTTACTTAGTCAGAAAATAAACAGTTGCACTAGTGGGAGCCAGCATGATTAGCCTTCCTAGTGCAATGAAGCTATACCCCACCAATCAGCTCTGggaggttgggagaaccccccagAATAGAGTTTAGGGGGTAGAGAGAGTGGTCTCCTTAGTGCTATTTTGAATTCAACCGTTGGCTTAAGAATCAATagttacttttttgttttttaagtatcCAGTTTTGATATTTAATTGAATATGATGTGTTGGCATACAAGTTAATATGAAGTTTTCTGTTACCAAAAGCATATCAATAAGCAGTTCAATAACGAGTCAGAAGTGAGTGCTACTATGTTCAGTAGACTGGGTAATAATTGTACATAGCCATAAAAGCATTTcagttttaattttatatattttttgtttataGTTTGTCATTCACTGTGTTTGATATGTCGGGTCAAGGTAGATACAGAAATCTTTGGGAACACTACTACAAGTAAGTTCTTTTTTATTGTGAGACTGAAATTTGCAGTATTTGTACATATGTAGAAACTACAAGTCTCTCATCATTTCTGTATGGAATTTATGAAGGTGACTGGGAGTAATTGCAAAATATGATAATGATACTTCTGTTGTGACTTAAGATAATATTCATAggcttgcaaaataaaaaaatgaatactTATGCGTAATTAATTTTAAGTTAACTAGTGTTTACAGCAGCCTCATACCTTCCAGATTTTTTTACTACAATTCctaccagctccagccaacacaaccataatgggaattggagttcaaaacatctgcagggcactagGTTCCATGCTGAAGTACTCTTGCAGCTCACTTGATATGAAAAGTTGGTCCGCCTTGCTTTAGAAGTACTATGTTTATAAATCTAAGCAAATATTCATCTCTGTTTTGAAAATAGCTTGAGTTCCACCATATGGAACATAATGTTTTTTCTAAGAATCTAGAAGGAATATGCTGCTACCAGTTAGTACAGTAACACACAACACATTGAAGTAGGATTCTGTTAATTCATTTTGTTACTCAACATTTTAGGAAGCATCTAATTTGCTTCTTTGCTTTCTATGACACACAGAGATTGCCAGGCCATTATTTTTGTCATTGATAGCAATGACACACTAAGAATGGTTGTGGCCAAAGAAGAACTTGACACTCTCATGAATCATCCAGGTGAGAAGATCTTTTATCATTCACTCAGTTCTATTCCTACTATATGTCTTTGACATGAAAAACTATTTTCTTGGTAACTTTGTATTTGCATATAAAACCTCCTTGTTCTTCTGCCCAGTAGATAACTAGAATAAAGATTTCAGTATATTTTCTGTTAATAGGAGTATCACAAGTATAATTCAAGATAAAATTAATTTAATATAAGAATGCCAGAACAAATTTCAGAAATAAGAGATTAATTGAACTTGCATAAATTTTAAGCTCTGAATTTGTCCCCTAAACTTAATGTGCTGTAACAGCTTGTGGGCAATTCAGTAAAAGATTTTACTACATTGTTTTCCGACAATTTGCACCAACAAGGCAAATACCTTCAGGTTGGGCCTGAGACACATCCCTGCAGCTCTCTTCACACATAAGAAGGGACTGCAAATATGCATCTCTGGCACCATCCTGAGCTTGCGTGACTCCTCAGCTAATCCCATTATGTCTGTTTGGACACcacctttgttggaagccgcccagagtggctggggaaacccagccagatgggcggggtacaaataaattattattattatgtaaggGAAAGCCTAcatccacccatccatccatccattctggAATCCCAGTCATGCATGGTTCCAAAAATTCATGGAAAACCTTTGCACGTAGAAATCTACACATGCAAAGTTTTTCCTCCTGAGAAGTCATGCAAACTTCGTGAGGAGGCGAAGTATAGCTTATGCTATACTTACTGTGAGAGAAAACAGTAGCTTTGttttttagaggagaaattgaTTCATGTATAGAAATATAATGAATGTAATGTTCCCTTTGTATATTAATTTGAAAAATATAGAGGGAAAACTACTGTTGGGCTGCATAACTTGTGTAGATATCAGCAGTGTGTTATTGAGCCTCCCATAAATGTTTTTCACAAATCATAAATTGTTATGTTACATGGGATGGGGTCCATTGTAGTTGCTGAAATAATTCACTTTGATGTAACTGAACATTGAAATTGGGCGGGGGAATAATCTAACAACTGTATAATTCAGGAGTAGCGACAGATCTGTATTTTCAAAGCTTAGATTAAAAACTACGCTGGAGATAGGATTTGGCTTTTATATTAAAAACTACGCTGGAGATAGGATTTGGcttttatattaaaaatagaTGCCTTCAGCAACAGCTGTAAGTAACAGAATACTGCCATATATATGGTTGTATTTCTATTCCATAATATAGTTATTTTACATCTATGGAAGTAACTTCTCTGATGTTAGTAGACTTAATAAAAACCATGAAGTAAGATTGatgttgatgaaattgttactgaTTGTATAGAATATTTATGATATATTGTACCTTGTACTGTATATCGACTGCAAAGCTATAAACTAGATTTTAGGTTTTTTTCTTGTCAAATAATTTTCCTGATTCTGTATTATTGATTGGAATATCTTCACTAATTTGTCTTCAAGTGCAACTTTAACCATGATCAGATCTCAGCCCCAGAATCTTTTTTCAGAACAAGAATTGAATCCTCGCCTGTGTGAAGTAATACTACTATTACGACACTAAGTGTCTCTTCTTGTGTGCCTTTTCCTCTCTAATGAGCAGTTGCAGCTACACACATCCTGAGAGCTCAGTAAAACTGACTAGCAGGGCAGATGACATGGCTCCCAGGCAGGCTCAGCatctctttgtttttaaaaataattccctGCTTTTAGTGCTTGCTAGATATAATCCACAACAAGCTTATTTTGGTCAGTTCATATATCTTGTTACATTCTTGCTGCATACAAATGTGCCACAATCTCATAGGAGATTTTGAAACCCTGTATCATATCTACAGCTTCTGTGGTTAAGTTTGAAAGAAGAGCTTCTTAATGAAACACTTACTTAAAAACAGTAAGGATATGACAGTGCATAGGGACTTAGCTTAATTATAAACTTTGCAGCCTTAGACATATATCTTTGGGGATGGGTACTTTCGGAACTGTACTGAAACATGCACCAGAGATGCCATGGTCCAGTGTCTCTATCTTAGTAGGATAAAACCTTCAAAATATGGCATTAACAGGTGAGCAGTTTAGGCATATTGTCGCcttgtaaaaatgtgtttatataaaatatgaatGGATTAACAAAACATTATGTTACTCCTAGATCTTAAACACCGACGAATACCAATTTTGTTCTTTGCAAACAAGATGGACCTCAGGTTTGCTGTGTCATCAGTAAAAGTATCTCAGTTATTGGCTTTGGAGAACATCAAAGACAAGCCATGGCATATCTGGTAAAATTGGCTTACTTTCATTTTGTACTAAAATTAGTTTTAAGTTACTAATGCTTATATTGAATGAAGAAAACTCTGTGATAACCAGTATACAAATACTGATTTTAAAAGCAAGCTGTAATCAGTgtcatgttacacagttgtataatgGTAATATCTATTTGTAGAAGATTGGTGTTTGAAtttgcagggttgtttttttaagataaaCCAAGAAACTGACAGAATCTTATTAATCTCAGCATATTGGAATACCTCTGGAAAGCTACCAGTGTTAGCAAATCACAGCTTGCCATTTGCTTGAAGTAGAGCAACAATTGGTGGGATCAAGCTGTGTTTGCCCATCAGTGGAAAACACCCGCTGAAGCAATGATATTTCTCCTTCCTCACCTCCGCCTGCAGCCCTtatgcaccccccccaaaaaaaacctgttcCAGAAGACTGTGGGCAATGACAAAGGCATAGATTGCTATTATTTGGAAAGTTATCTTTTCACTAACTTGTTGGTAAGTGTGCAACATTTCAGGTTACGTCAGGCTTGTGCAGGATGAGAAACAGAGAAGTTGGTTTCACCCCCACTCTGCTTCTGGAGGCTGAAACATGAGCATGGGGGCTGCCTTAAATTATTTGCAAAACCTCTGTTTGGAGAAGCTAATACTTCCTCTTTAAGTACAGGTagttggtggcagcagcagtggggtgCAGGAGAGAAGTCCCCTAGCTACCCTGCTGCCATCCACTTACCTCTCCACTTGCCTGTTTAAAGGAGAAGCACAAGTTACTTCAAACAATGCTTTTGCAAAAGGCTTTATTCCCCTACTCTCAGCTGATGAGTGAAgattaaatcctgctgctttggcTGAGCAATCCAATTCACTGGTGGGCACAGGGCACGCAGCCAAAGCAGGATTAAACCCATAAGCTAATGTCACCAGTGGCATCAGCTGATCAtcgggtgggtgtggtttgggaaaAGTGACCTTGTGCGCTAAATTGGACCTCCTAGTGGACGAAGATGGCCAATGGCCCAAAGGTTCCTTACCTCTGTAGTAAAGATTTTAGGGAAGAGGCAGATGAAATAGGAGGCAGAAGCAAGGGAGCCAAAGAGAGGAAGAGATCACGAgccagaggaaagagagaggggtcAATAATTACAGAAATATTTTAAGAAATGGAGCACTTACAGTTACTTCTCTACTGCTGCTACAGCCTTGTAGTCTTATTTTCTCATATATTCCCATCGATTTGTGAGGATCTTGCTAATTCACTTAACTTTTTGTATTCTCTTCTGGACACTGCAAACACTGCTTCCACTTTGTTAGGCATTCCTTATAGGGCAGGGAAACTGAACGTGATGGTGGGATGTTagattttgttttattgcaaatggttgaaagaaagaggaaattgaGGTTTGCTGCTTCGGGCAGCAGCTAAGCATCTCAGCATCTTTCATGTTGGTCTGTGCTATGTACTATCTTCATACACTAACAATAAATATACTTCTGTGGCTATGATTTGATCTTAACTAACTGTAGAAAATGTAATCACTTTTTTCATTAGTTTTTTTGTGCCATTAGAAAAAGTTTGTTCTTTTCTCATTTTAGTGCAAGTGATGCTCTTAAAGGAGAAGGTTTGCAAGAAGGTGTAGACTGGCTTCAAGGTACATTTCATCATGCTTCACATTACCAGCTTCCCTTTTCCATTCATTTTATAATCTTTTCTgtcatttcattttgcttttccctCAATCTATTTTTGCTATCAGATCAGATTACACAGTGAGTATACTCATGAAACTTAGCTATTTGGATCCCTGTGTGTTACCCTTTATATTTTTAGCAAAAATACCTCCCTTTAAAACTTCCCATTTAAATTAAGCAAATATATGGGCAGTATTGTTACTCCTAAATTAAGGCTAAGAAATAGTGCTTGTGGTCTGAGTACAATGCTATAAGCGTGGAATGTATGATTCTTTTATTTATGTTTACAACAGAAAGCAAGTAGCATTATGATGTAGATTACAAAAAGCTAAAGCATATTTAGTAAAATATGGCAGCTTTTATGCTGTGCATACCAGAGAATTTTCAAAATGACTAGATGATTTCTAGGTCTAGAGATAATTGCATTTTCAAGTCTCATTCTTGCTGTCTGCTCTCGTTGACTGAATGAGTCTTGAGAAGTTTTATGCAGCATTCAGGCATCCCACATTATTATCCTCCACTATCCTTTGGTGTAAGTTATCATAATTAATGTTTAATATCGACCATTGTTTGGGCTTTAATAGTGATACTCTCTTCATTTaggttattataataataataattttattatttaaatgccgcccatctgactgggttgccccataaCACATTATTTAGTAAATAAATTAATTTATATAATCAACATTTATGTTATTCCAATGGTCACTGTTTTGGAATGGAATATTCTTATAGGAAATTACTGGTTTATATAGTTAGAGTGGCAAACTCTTTTGCATGCTTTTTAGAAGCTTTGCTCTAAGCTTTGGCCTTAGTTGAGTAcagtgttttatttaaaatacaccaCTAGGTGTCAGCAGAGACTAAAAGATGAGAGGCAGAGAAGTGCCATTTATTATATTGGCTGTGTGAAGATCCATGTTTACACACTGTAGTGCTGATCCATAAGAACATTTCTATGAAGGAAGCGCAGGTTATAGTTCATATTTCAAGGCTCTATAAAATAGTTCAGAAGCcttaatactacagtggtaccttgggttacagactccactaacccagaaatattacctcgggttaagaactttgcttcaggatgagaacagaaatcgcgcagcggcggcagcaggaggccccattagctaaagtggtacttcaggttaagaacagtttccggttaagaacggacctccagaacaaattaagttcttaacccaaggtaccactgtactagaattcTGTGGCTaatataattaaataaaaacagcattttaacaTCAACTTTATTTGTTTTACCTAGATCAGATCCAGGCAATGAAGACATGAAAAACCAATGAGTTATGAAAATGTCATAAAGAGAATTTGTAGATGTACATGATGACCTCTTGAAGATGAAGACTTTTTATAGGTCTGTTTTCTTCTGTTGGCTTTTATAAAAgcccaataaaaataataataaatatttttgtaaCAAAATGTAGTAGCTCAAATGCACATTCATCATACTGAAGGAAAAAATACATGTGGTTTgatagaataataaaatcattgtaTGTAGTCTAAAAATGCATTTGACTGTCTGATTGTGCTCACCACAGTGTTTCATTCAAAAATATGCAGTGAGATGGACCTTTACCAGAATGTAAAAGTCTTCTCTTGCTTAGAAAACAGCTATTTAAATTTTACACACCATACTTAAGTAAAAATTTGGTTGAATGTGCTTACTCCGAGCCTGCATgcaatcctgtatttttataaGCAGTTGTGGATGTTTATGAATAATATGTACTGTTGATATGTACTGGACTATATTGTGTTCTATAAGAAGTGAAACAAtattttcataaataaaatacgTTACTAAATACCTACTGTGCTTTTAAGATAATACGTTGAAAATCAGCCAAGAACTAAAATAGTCTGTTACACATATTAAATCaactttttgttttataaaacttTGCAGTGTATTATTCATTTTTTGCTTGATTCCGTTAATGTTAATATTTCATTCATTAATACAATACATAATCTGTACATCTTGACTTTTAGATTAAACTAGGCTAGACCAAAACCATCTATTTAGCACTATACAGTTGGTTCTGGATGAGCTTCCTACTATGAAAGGAGAAGGTTCTAGTTCCAGTCCTCTCTTCAAAACAGTCTAATGTACACATGATTTTGTGAACTTATTGAACTTCGCACATTTTAAAGGTACGTCAAACCTGTGGTTACTTTAGATTATGTCTGATCTCTTCAAGTGAGATAGTTTTGCCTGGATTCCTCACCCCCGTCCCAGGTCCAGCCAGTGGGGAATCTGGTTTCTGAATCCACACCCAAAATAGTAATGCAGGTAACCAAATATATGTTGATATATAAATTGTGTTCCCTTCCTGTAGCTTATATATACTGGTATGATGCTTGATTAGCTACTGGACATGTTACAATTATGTCCTTCATTTTACCTGGTCACTGaactatgtaccgtatttttcgcaccataggacgcactggacaataggacgcaccttgttttagaggggggagaacaagaaaaaaaattctccccctctctgcccagccgccccttcagcgaagtggcaggaggcgctgcgcagagagggggagaatttcccccctcttgttttccccctctaaaataaGGTGCTGTTTAAGGTGCATTCAGTTGCCTTCAggcagctaccttggaagcctggagagcgagaggggtcggtgcgcactgacccctctcgctctccaggcttcaggttcctttcgacctgctctttggggctggcagctaaagaggctgctgcaatagccgcatgtcacctctccagctgggagagggtgagcggggcttctttagccccgcacgtgCTCTCCCGGCCAGAGAGGTGGCGCGCAgctaaagaggctcctgccatagccgcgtgtcAGCTCTTCAGCCGGGAGAGGTTCGCAGGGCTATGGCATCTTCGcttcataggacgcacacacatttccccttcatttttgaagggggaaaactgcgtcctatagagcgaaaaatacggtatatcattaAGTATTGTGTTTTCTATTTTGGGGTGAACAGAAGATGCAGTAGATGGAGGTATAATGGTAGATGGGGATCTAATGGTAGATCTTTATGCAGTATTTTTCAGTATATTAACAAGGGTTTCTGGCCCCTTTGCAATCAAAAGAACTATAAAGTTCCTTTCTCTCCTTAAATTACACTGCTGAAAtgaaattaggctgctgaaatgaagaaaacttGAGGTAACCAGGAGTGAAATTTGTGTGAATGTACTGAACTTGGTTCAGTTCTGATAATGAAAACATATCTCTAGGCTCAGAGGCCCTGTTTTTTAATTCTAATAGTATGTATTCTGCACCTGGGTCTTGTTACAGATCTTGATGTTCTTCTAAAACACCAAATTAGATCTGACAAGCTTGAAGTCTGCTCAACCCTGCCATACGCTAACATTTCACTAGTGCTTAATGCATAGTATGTTGAATTAAACTAACCAAATCACTCTCATTGCTGTGGTCTTCATTGCCCACCTTTAGCCTTGTAACTGCATTGGCACAGCTGCACAGTAGTAAGATATAAACACTTTCTACCAATGCAACCCAACTTCTGAAAGCTGGGCAAGTGTAGTGTGGCAACTAGTTGCCCTGCATCGCAAGCTTATCTCATGTCATTGGGTCCAAGGATAAGTTTGTGGTGTTAATTACTCTTTCTTTGTGGATAATAATattaatgcaatttttaaaaagaatgtattTTCCTTACTGCATAGGAAAGTTGTTC from Podarcis raffonei isolate rPodRaf1 chromosome 4, rPodRaf1.pri, whole genome shotgun sequence includes these protein-coding regions:
- the ARL6 gene encoding ADP-ribosylation factor-like protein 6 codes for the protein MGLFDKLAGWLGLKKKEVHVLCLGLDNSGKTTIINKLKPSNAQTQDIVPTIGFSVEKFKTSSLSFTVFDMSGQGRYRNLWEHYYKDCQAIIFVIDSNDTLRMVVAKEELDTLMNHPDLKHRRIPILFFANKMDLRFAVSSVKVSQLLALENIKDKPWHICASDALKGEGLQEGVDWLQDQIQAMKT